A stretch of Episyrphus balteatus chromosome 2, idEpiBalt1.1, whole genome shotgun sequence DNA encodes these proteins:
- the LOC129911972 gene encoding Krueppel-like factor 5: MDFLSNGFQQLFHDLELNSSSSNENYFQDVNNNITSNSDFHYTCDYYSYLDQEFEFHQDEPKDSMIGIDRALEQCLDYLIPLEENENQSEQSQWEWEINFLDSLVEMPEPEQKLPEKTPLCDDSCDLFLKDASENLNLYRKLLPSDTSDLTDKSYPCTFGECTKIYAKPAHLKAHMRRHMGEKPYVCTWPDCTWKFSRSDELARHRRSHSGVKPYKCNYCTKCFARSDHLAKHRKVHERRLLALGAGKERLGQLLPASVFQVRPGRKPKNQNLR; encoded by the coding sequence ATGGATTTTTTGTCAAACGGATTTCAACAGCTTTTCCATGATTTGGAACTAAATTCTTCTTCCTCCAATGAAAATTATTTCCAAGACGTGAATAACAACATTACCAGTAATAGTGACTTCCATTACACCTGTGACTACTACAGCTACCTTGATCAGGAGTTTGAATTTCACCAGGACGAGCCAAAGGATTCGATGATTGGTATCGATCGGGCCTTGGAACAGTGTTTAGACTACCTGATACCTCTGGAAGAAAATGAAAACCAGTCTGAACAATCTCAGTGGGAATGGGAGATCAATTTTCTGGACAGTTTGGTGGAAATGCCCGAACCCGAACAAAAGCTTCCTGAGAAGACACCACTCTGCGATGATTCCTGTGATTTATTCCTCAAAGATGCCAGTGAAAATTTAAATCTCTATCGAAAGCTTTTGCCAAGTGATACTTCTGATCTGACGGACAAATCATATCCCTGCACTTTTGGTGAATGCACAAAGATCTATGCAAAGCCAGCCCATCTCAAGGCCCATATGCGTCGACATATGGGTGAAAAGCCATACGTCTGCACATGGCCGGATTGCACATGGAAATTTTCGCGTTCAGACGAATTAGCCCGACATCGTCGTTCACATTCAGGAGTGAAACCGTACAAGTGCAATTATTGTACAAAGTGTTTTGCTCGATCGGACCACTTGGCGAAACATAGGAAAGTACATGAACGAAGATTACTGGCGCTCGGTGCTGGAAAGGAACGTTTGGGTCAGTTGTTGCCTGCAAGTGTTTTTCAAGTGAGACCAGGACGAAAGCCAAAAAATCAGAATTTAAGAtga